A genome region from Manis javanica isolate MJ-LG chromosome 3, MJ_LKY, whole genome shotgun sequence includes the following:
- the LOC140848513 gene encoding LOW QUALITY PROTEIN: transmembrane protein 108-like (The sequence of the model RefSeq protein was modified relative to this genomic sequence to represent the inferred CDS: inserted 1 base in 1 codon; deleted 1 base in 1 codon): MPARGLRAYSSGIWCQPKYQGHLWQQSSPLCSLWLVYDNSGTAAFMQRRHRGKKQSFLLTLALTEALVFAAPESSPRKPPQVPPSGTTPGTMATAPLGSSRHSSAAAAPTSAGTPSSQPNGSASRAAAPTAVTPQPDGRPPTHSVSAILATAAAPRSEGPLTTGPLPASLAPTSSRSESRPPGEAVPPVLVTKPAGATSRTTTTPTRATTRRPPRPPGSSRKGASGPSRSVLPVPSGHSGRKEGQRGRNQSSTQLGQKRPVGKIFQIYKGNFTGSVEPDPSTLTPRNPLWDYASSPEPQTVAAATALSRTSWAPPSTTLVPTEDTPGLSGADQGDGRTPFASQQGELDATAASGAPANPQPAPVPSQHPRGDLQDGPSHSDSWLNVTLDTSRPPSASSGVFPGATGPPLAAFGASVSAPSEGLPQGTSSTPHTPALPPGVSESTVNXAKGEAMATPTMTNRVSSPLSTVVSTATGNFLNRLVPAGTWKPGTAGNISHVAEGDKPQHRATICLSTMDIAWVVLAISVPISSCSVLLTVCCLRRKKKTANPENSLSYWNKAITMDYFSKHAVELPRDIQSLETSEDQLSEPCSPANGDYRDTGMVLVNPFCQETLFVGNDRVSEI; this comes from the exons gctTCCTCCTGACCTTGGCACTGACCGAAGCTCTGGTATTTGCCGCCCCGGAATCATCTCCCAGAAAACCTCCTCAGGTCCCCCCCTCAGGCACCACCCCGGGCACCATGGCCACAGCACCTCTCGGCTCTTCCAGACACTCATCTGCGGCGGCCGCCCCCACCTCGGCGGGGACACCGAGCTCCCAGCCCAATGGATCCGCCTCCCGGGCAGCGGCCCCCACGGCAGTAACCCCCCAGCCAGACGGACGCCCTCCCACACACAGCGTCTCCGCTATCCTGGCGACAGCAGCCGCCCCCCGTTCTGAAGGCCCCCTGACCACAGGGCCACTTCCTGCCTCCTTGGCACCCACATCCTCCCGCTCAGAGAGCCGTCCCCCAGGGGAGGCTGTGCCCCCTGTCCTGGTGACAAAGCCCGCAGGAGCCACGAGCCGCACCACCACAACGCCCACCCGGGCTACCACACGCAGGCCGCCTCGGCCCCCCGGCTCTTCCCGAAAGGGGGCCAGCGGACCATCTCGCTCTGTCCTGCCTGTACCCAGTGGCCActctgggaggaaggaaggcCAGCGGGGGCGAAATCAGAGCTCCACACAACTGGGGCAGAAACGGCCCGTGGGGAAAATCTTTCAGATCTACAAAGGCAACTTCACAGGGTCCGTGGAGCCCGACccctccaccctcacccccaggAATCCACTCTGGGATTACGCCTCCTCGCCAGAGCCCCAGACAGTGGCTGCAGCCACGGCACTCAGCAGGACCTCGTGGGCACCTCCCTCCACCACCCTGGTGCCCACAGAGGACACGCCAGGCCTTAGCGGAGCAGACCAGGGGGACGGACGGACC CCCTTCGCCAGCCAACAAGGGGAGCTGGATGCCACAGCAGCCTCAGGTGCCCCTGCCAACCCACAACCTGCCCCAGTGCCTTCTCAGCACCCCCGCGGTGACCTGCAAGATGGCCCCAGCCACAGTGACTCCTGGCTTAATGTCACTCTTGACACCAGCAGACCTCCATCTGCCAGCTCTGGGGTCTTTCCAGGCGCCACGGGGCCCCCCCTGGCTGCCTTTGGTGCCAGTGTTTCAGCCCCTTCCGAGGGGCTTCCtcagggaacttcctcaaccccacataccccagcccttccccctggGGTCTCAGAAAGCACTGTTA CAGCCAAGGGGGAGGCTATGGCCACCCCCACCATGACCAACAGGGTATCCAGTCCCCTCTCCACAGTGGTGTCCACAGCCACAGGAAACTTCCTCAACCGCCTGGTCCCTGCTGGCACCTGGAAGCCTGGGACAGCAGGGAACATCTCCCATGTGGCCGAAGGGGACAAGCCGCAGCACAGGGCCACCATCTGCCTGAGCACGATGGACATCGCCTGGGTGGTCCTGGCCATCAGTGTGCCCATCTCCTCCTGCT CCGTCTTGCTGACAGTGTGCtgcctgaggaggaagaagaagacgGCCAACCCGGAGAACAGCCTGAGCTACTGGAACAAGGCCATCACCATGGACTACTTCAGCAAGCATGCTGTGGAGTTGCCCAGGGACATCCAGTCCCTTGAAACCTCTGAG GACCAGCTCTCAGAGCCCTGCTCCCCAGCCAATGGCGACTACAGAGACACGGGGATGGTCCTTGTTAACCCCTTCTGCCAGGAAACACTGTTTGTGGGAAACGATCGGGTATCAGAGATCTAA